The Toxotes jaculatrix isolate fToxJac2 chromosome 17, fToxJac2.pri, whole genome shotgun sequence genomic interval AGACAGCATTTAGAAACATCTGTCCAGATCAGATGTGCGGATGATATCGTGGGCATCTGGACGCCGAGGACTTGGAGCCAGAGAGAGGACTTATTAAAGAAAActtatttatatattaaaatcccaaagtgtgactgtgtgtgggaAACGTTTCACATTTAGTAATCAATGTATTGACGCCCATGTGATTCTCTGTGTTTAAGTTGTGAGGGAGTCAGATGAGAGTCAGCTGAACGTCGGCTGAGAGTCAACATTAAAGGGCCATTGTACTGAGGAAGGCATGATTAACACTGATGCtctgacattaaaaacatgtcTGCTGCCAACGGTTATGCTGTCTTTTGTTCATTTCCAGGCAGACAACTTTGTGTGAAAAGGAAATTTAGCCAAAAGGCAAAagcaaactgggaaaaaaaagaagaggttCAGGATGTCAGCTTGGTCCCTTCAATCATCTTTATTGGCGTACATGTGTCATAAAAAGCTCCTTCATCAGCACAGATGTgtacatgaaaagaaaaacaccttctGTAAATTTATTCTGAAGTTGCCGACTCGACTCTGGCTCCAAGCCCGTGAGCTGGGGTTTGGGAATCTGTTTTTCTACcattcctcctctgtctccgtGATCTCTCTATCCACACAACGTGCTCTTCTACAGAACTCTCTTTAACTCATCCAAGTCTGGACACACTCACAGTAACAGTGGATTTCACAGGAGGAGAGTCTGCTCAGTTGGAGTCCTGCGCCTCCGCCCCTGAAGCCTCTTCATCCGCGCCGACACTCGACTCCTCCTCATCTGGAAGGACATGAAGAAGCTGTCTGATTTCAAATAACTTCGTGTGTGTACACCCACTTTCTTACtacctttattttctttatttatttttggctaTCAAGCACCTTTTAAATGCTCGGTAGAATAAAACTAATCATCTAAACTCTGTGGTTAGTGTGGGAACTGTGTCCCCTGTCAACACTTCTGTCCAAACATTTATGTGAATGTTTACAACAATCAAGATATTTGTGTCCATATGTGTCGTCTCATAGATGCAATGAATTTTGAATGAATCTCTACACGACTCCTGgtttactgtaaaatatacattttcacCACTCTAGATGTCACAGTAGATGTTTCAAAGCAAATGTGGTGAATGCTGCTGTTCAGTTCCACAACATGAAGCTGATGCCACACAGACTCAGccagaggcagacagagtgCTAAGAGCTACATGTCCTGGTTGTAATTGAACTGGTCTGAATCTAAACAAACCACATACAAAAAGGCAGCAAGGCAAACCTTTCCACCGCAGCTTCAGACCAAAGAAGACAGACCTCCGGAGACCTCACACTCGTCCTCACCTGCAGTTTGTTCCTCTGCACTCTGCCTCTCGGTTTGGGCGTCCAGAGAGCTCGGCTCGTCGGGCGGCCAGCGGAGCTCTCCGCTCTCCACCTCGGCTCCGTCTGTCGGCTCCACCACGATGGAGGGAAGCCTCTTGGACAGCTTTGGATACCTTTCATGGGTATCTGGGAAGATCTGGTGAAAGCCTATGTAAGGTTAACTGAAGGGTTGTCATATTTGAAGAGGGATGAACACATCATTAATCATATCACATGGGAAAGAACAACAATGCGGTAAAAATCGGATTAGGAAAGCAGCAGACTGTGAGTGTCAGATGAAAGATGGAGCAGATTAGCAGCTGGACTTGAGGATGACTTCACTGATTTGCTGCTTTGATCTCTATAACTTCAAATGTGCAAATGATTGTGATTCTATCTTTTTGATTTTCTAATTATATCTGAAATTATCTTGACACGTCATTGGGGCCAGAATTGATCAAATTGGGACTCAGCAATATccattttatttgcattaaaaTTAGTATATTTAAATGGGAATCGTGACCCGACTACAATGGTTATATGTGGCCTAAACAAAGAAAGGGAGAGCCCATGTTTAACTGGGATGCCTTGATGTCCTGACCTGCACATCACTAAATCAGTGCTTCCTGGGAAATGCTTTACAAACATCCTTTTTTCAGTTCCTTTTGTTACCAAGGAAAGTGTCTTTCAGTAGATATTCGCCTGAAAGTGTAAGAAACTGAAccagcagacagagaaattATCAAACAAAACATCTCTGCTTTAAAACAACGCATAAGTAATCAGTCTTTAAACTTCACTTAATGATGATAGATTATgtttatgaaataaaactttAGAGTAGCAGATGATAACTCACTTGTCCTTTTGGCTCAGCTGGATAAGACACATACCATTTACTCACAGCAGGACTGAGTCCAACTAATGACCTTACTGGCGTCAACCCACATTTTACTCTTACTCATCACTTTAATGACTCACTGCTGCACACTTTCTATACTCCAGTAACACAAGACTGGTTTGCAAtaatctaaacacacacacacacacactcacacacactcacacacacctggaagGATACTGTGCCCTGatctccacctgctcctccccCGCTGAAGTCCTCCGTCCCCGGCTCCAGAGAGTTCATCACCTCAGTCATCCTGAGTGAAAACACGTTGATTACTACTGATCAATAAATCATCTGCACggtgtttctctgctctgcttcctttggctttttttggctgatgtGACACGATGAGTGTTTTAGGTTGTCTTACCTAAACTGATTTCACTCACAGTTTGTAGATTAGTGAAGGATATGGTGATGCTTGGTCAGATTCTTGTTCATTGGTCAGATTCTTGTTCATTACTCCATTACACCAACTCCATTAGATATTTTCTAATTTTAACACCATACATTGAACAATAAACAACGTGGAAAAAATGTTCTGGTATAAGTGCAGTTACTCTGGTATCATTTTGGCACCAGCTTTAACTTTCATTGTTTCACACCAAAACAATTTGTGCGTAACCTTGCGGGCTAACAAATGCGATGAGTGCAATGTCCTTCCTCATACAACATGTGCAAAGCCAGTGTTTTGAATAATTTGAAATCAGTGGAATAGTGTGATTTTGGAATTGTGCAGCgatgagccaaaacattatGAACACTCACCGATGAATGACGCTGATTATCTGCTTACTACCAGACACCACAGGTATCACGCCACCCTCGGAGGTCTTGTACAGTCCAGGCTTTGGTGGGTTCAAGCTGTTTTAGTGCCACATGAAGGCCCAACAGCATTTTAGGCAGGGGTGGTCTTAATGTTTGGGCTCATCAGTGTGTATCATCACCTGCATGTACAGGTACACGTATGTGAATCCTACAGggacacactcacaaaaaaaaggtcCACAGACTACCCTCACCCCCCTCACTCTGGGGCgcttttttctgattttttcaTATTGGGTCCTACTTGGCTGAGCCTGAACAGGTGGACAGTTTTAGCATCTTAGATTTAAAACCTGCAGCAACAAGCGAAAACAAGTTGTGAACTCAACGAtgacacatcatcatcatcttctaaGTTAATATGTTGGACTTGTTGTCATTTGGagtcttttagctctgtttttggtctcctccacctcctgatCTAACCGCGACGACCTTGTCACGTTGTTTTCACATGGTCATTTCGTACATTGATGTAATGAAAACATTGATCatacaggagcagcagaggaaacaccAGGCCACAGGGCAGCATCGAGGCATCCGTCAGCTCTGCCTCATCCATTATCAGCTATTGTTACTTAAAATAACAGTGGACACAGAATAATACTGAACTGATTCTACTGTTCAATCGATATTGacttaaagacatttaaaaatcagCCAGCACCATCAGTCCTCTGCTCACTGGTGAAACACAGACTTTGCATGTGACAAGTTATCAGAAACACCACTTTCCATACAATCAGACCGGCAGTTGCAGTTGCCATGGGGACGAGCGATTGAGATTTTATGCCTCTGATTGTCTGAATAGTGCACTTTGCCTGAGCGCACGAGGCCGAGAGCTGATTTGGGGGTATTCATGTGTGCCGTTACGCAGCAATTACCGCCGTCAGGACGAGGCCGTGTTGTTGTGAGACTTCTCTGTGAAACCTGGAATCGCTTCTGCCCTTCATCATCGCGGCAAAGAGACAATACAGCCTTTATTCCTCATCAGAGGCTGGTATTGTTCCTCTGGAGGGAATCTGTGCGGTCATTCCAGCCGGTCTCATATCCGGGTTTAAAAaggactctgctgctctgaaggTGGCAACTGGAGAGGAGGCCTGTGGAGCTCTGCACATGATTTCATTCTGATCTTGTTTCTGAGAAGTGCATTCACTTTGCGGTGATGTGAAGCATAACAGACACAAGAATTTAAATGTTGATGCCAGGCGTGACGCTTCAGTCacgtctgcttttttttcttcagctgaaTAATAATGTCTTATTTGAGCCATTAGGTATGAACGTGGTTACCCATGTGTAAATGCCTGACTGTTTACAGGAAGCAGCTTCACTTCTGCTTCAGCAGGGGAACGAAATGTTAAAACACTTGTCCCCTTACATGTTATGAGCAGTGTCCACATCTTTAGcttgttgaaaatgaaattaaagccaaactcagagacagagaatccTGAGCTGTGCAGCTAACAACTGTTTTCAAATACTGTTTAATGTTCTGACTTTTAGAAAATGTCCAAATTAATGGCAGATACCAGTGTGATGTTAAGACACTTGTGTCTTTACTGTATTAGCATCTTGTattttaaacctgcaataacagcagcaacaggagtcatcatttaaagctctgtttttggtctccaccagctcctgaggagTTGCTTTTTTGTTGATTTACGGACTGATTAATCAGAAAATCATTCAATCAACAATACTTGTTTTTATTAACATCTGTTGTTTATACCTGTTCAAAATCTTTCATAAACTACTTAAATAATTTAGTAAAAAAAGTCTTAATCaactagagctgaaatgattagttgatcaaTCAATCCGTCaatagacataaaaaaaattttcaagtTAAAATACTATTTATCTTTTGCTTTTATGATCATAAAGTGAAATCTCTTCTTAAAATACTTGAAAACCTCACATTGGGTTTCTGGATTTCAAATGAAACAGActaaaaaataatcagcagattc includes:
- the LOC121196995 gene encoding protein LBH-like translates to MTEVMNSLEPGTEDFSGGGAGGDQGTIFPDTHERYPKLSKRLPSIVVEPTDGAEVESGELRWPPDEPSSLDAQTERQSAEEQTADEEESSVGADEEASGAEAQDSN